One Rouxiella sp. S1S-2 genomic window, AGTTCGTGACAAACATTCAATGCCGCGATAAATACGAGTTGCTCTGTATTTGTGACTCTAGTGCGAACTTTAAGATCTTGCAACCGCTGATTAAGATCCTCGGCAGCCATGTTCAACGCTTCTTGTTGTTCTGGCGGACAATTTACTCTTAATGAGCGACCAAAAATTTGTATATCTACCGGTTGTGCAGACATGCCACCTTCCTGCCAAATTATTCGCCAGCCCCCGAATGAAACACTGCCAAACGCGCAGGACATCGAAAGCGGGCGCAACTATATATACCTCACCCCTGATTTGCAACGCCGTTTAGCGCGGACGCTTGGCTCGCGAATCTGGTACTGAGACTTGCCTTGGTGGTAGCATAACACGAACTTATCCAGCCAACGATGGCGAATGCGCATGTCTATT contains:
- the zapA gene encoding cell division protein ZapA; amino-acid sequence: MSAQPVDIQIFGRSLRVNCPPEQQEALNMAAEDLNQRLQDLKVRTRVTNTEQLVFIAALNVCHELAQERLKTRDYASNMEQRIRMLQQTIEQALLEQGRITEREGAPFE